In Hymenobacter sublimis, a single genomic region encodes these proteins:
- a CDS encoding GbsR/MarR family transcriptional regulator — protein MQLDEAKRRFIEGWGTLGSAWGVSRTMAQVHALLLVSVGALSTEDIMEQLQISRGNVNMNVRALMDWGIVRKELRPGERREFFSAEKDIHRVATLILKERRKRELEPIMRVLGEISQVEPSATTTPEEAEAFTKMIGSIHNFAEFADRAAATLIKADENWFLSTFMKLMRPGT, from the coding sequence TGGGGCACTCTGGGCTCGGCCTGGGGCGTGAGCCGCACAATGGCGCAAGTGCACGCCTTGTTGCTGGTGTCGGTGGGGGCGCTGAGCACCGAGGACATCATGGAGCAGCTGCAGATTTCCCGGGGCAATGTGAACATGAACGTGCGCGCCCTCATGGACTGGGGCATTGTGCGCAAAGAGTTGCGACCCGGGGAGCGGCGGGAGTTTTTTTCGGCGGAGAAAGACATTCACCGGGTAGCTACCCTGATTCTGAAGGAGCGACGCAAGCGCGAGTTGGAGCCCATTATGCGCGTACTTGGCGAAATCAGCCAAGTAGAGCCTTCTGCCACAACTACTCCCGAAGAAGCCGAAGCGTTTACCAAGATGATCGGTAGCATCCACAACTTCGCCGAGTTTGCTGATCGAGCTGCTGCTACCCTTATTAAGGCTGATGAAAACTGGTTTCTTAGCACGTTCATGAAGCTCATGCGCCCGGGCACCTAA
- a CDS encoding TIGR01777 family oxidoreductase — protein MNQPRLILAGGTGFLGNHLARYFRQLGYEVLTLTRRVQRFGETAWDGRTLSSWATKLEGAAAVINLVGRSVDCRYNAVNKYAITRSRTESTRVLGEAIARCQNPPAVWLNSSSATIYAHTTDEQPANSEATGKLGRDFSEMVAQQWEAEFWLAPTPRTRRLALRTAIVLGADGGALPVMARLARFGLCTPQGSGQQWMSWLHITDFCRAVEFLLAHPALEGTFNLCAPQPLPNHEFNAVLAAHYQPRWRLPQPRWLLEIGAFLLRTETELLLKSRKVVPQRLLEAGFQFRYPSCPTALANLLPQLV, from the coding sequence ATGAATCAGCCTCGATTGATTTTAGCTGGTGGTACCGGGTTCCTAGGCAATCATCTGGCGCGTTACTTTCGGCAGCTGGGCTACGAGGTACTCACGCTTACGCGCCGAGTTCAACGCTTTGGCGAAACGGCCTGGGATGGCCGCACGCTAAGCTCCTGGGCGACCAAATTGGAAGGGGCCGCGGCTGTTATTAATCTGGTGGGTCGGAGCGTAGATTGCCGCTACAATGCCGTTAACAAGTACGCTATAACCCGCAGCCGCACGGAAAGCACCCGGGTGCTGGGCGAGGCTATTGCTCGCTGCCAGAATCCGCCGGCGGTGTGGCTGAATTCCTCCTCGGCTACGATTTACGCCCACACCACCGACGAGCAACCCGCTAACTCGGAAGCTACCGGCAAACTGGGCCGCGACTTTTCGGAAATGGTAGCCCAGCAGTGGGAGGCAGAATTCTGGTTAGCTCCTACCCCCCGTACTCGGCGCTTGGCCTTGCGCACTGCCATTGTGCTCGGGGCTGACGGTGGAGCGCTGCCAGTGATGGCCCGGCTGGCCCGGTTTGGGCTGTGCACACCCCAGGGCAGTGGACAGCAGTGGATGAGCTGGCTGCACATCACGGATTTCTGCCGGGCCGTGGAGTTTTTGCTGGCTCATCCCGCCCTGGAAGGCACCTTTAACCTGTGCGCCCCGCAGCCGTTGCCCAACCACGAGTTTAATGCTGTGCTGGCCGCCCATTACCAACCGCGCTGGCGCTTGCCGCAGCCGCGGTGGCTGCTGGAAATTGGGGCCTTCTTGCTACGCACCGAAACCGAGCTACTTCTGAAAAGCCGGAAGGTAGTGCCCCAACGGCTGCTAGAGGCGGGCTTTCAGTTCCGCTACCCCTCCTGCCCTACGGCCCTGGCTAACCTGCTACCGCAACTGGTGTAG
- the trxA gene encoding thioredoxin, protein MGHKAIEITDANFDQIINSDKPVLVDFWAEWCGPCRMVGPVVEELAGEYEGKAIIGKVDVDSNPQTSAKFGIRSIPTLLVFKNGQIVDKQVGAVPKHVLAQKLDAQVTA, encoded by the coding sequence ATGGGACATAAAGCCATCGAAATTACCGATGCTAACTTCGACCAGATCATCAACTCCGATAAGCCCGTGCTCGTGGATTTCTGGGCCGAGTGGTGCGGCCCCTGCCGCATGGTAGGCCCGGTAGTAGAAGAGCTGGCTGGCGAATACGAAGGCAAAGCCATCATTGGCAAAGTTGACGTAGACTCGAACCCGCAGACTTCGGCCAAGTTTGGCATCCGCAGCATCCCGACGCTGCTCGTGTTCAAGAACGGCCAGATTGTAGACAAGCAAGTAGGTGCCGTGCCCAAGCACGTACTGGCCCAAAAGCTTGACGCTCAGGTAACGGCTTAG
- a CDS encoding energy transducer TonB: MNKRDEATIPDSATHYRIVDRKSDLLGTYSMREYSLSGTLLLRGTLSSIDPPVRNGLLTWYHPSGSKAGQVHYNNDEADGLYIGWYDDGRVSQRGEYADGQRVGRWISVHRNGQKRSEGRYNLGRPVGEWHYYYDTGELSAIEMPDRQGKPLALAFFNKDGSPYMGKVRTRELPQFPGGEAALLNFVARNTTYPRNSRRKGITGSVYVSYTVGEDGHVGQVRVVQGLAPEADQEARRVVASLPAFEPGREYNLPTAMTFTIPIYFAPNFSLLSGLRPPQVPPSEARASAPDEE; encoded by the coding sequence TTGAACAAGCGGGATGAGGCCACCATTCCCGACAGTGCTACCCACTACCGCATCGTGGATCGGAAAAGTGACCTGCTTGGAACTTACTCCATGCGGGAATATTCGCTTTCCGGCACGCTGCTGCTGCGCGGCACTTTATCTTCCATTGACCCACCTGTGCGCAACGGCCTGCTTACCTGGTACCACCCCAGCGGCAGCAAGGCCGGCCAAGTTCACTACAACAATGACGAAGCCGATGGCCTCTACATTGGTTGGTACGATGACGGCCGTGTGAGCCAGCGCGGGGAGTACGCCGACGGACAACGGGTAGGACGCTGGATTTCTGTGCACCGCAACGGCCAAAAACGCTCGGAAGGGCGCTATAATCTGGGCCGCCCGGTGGGCGAGTGGCATTACTACTACGATACGGGCGAGCTAAGCGCCATTGAAATGCCCGACCGTCAAGGCAAACCCTTGGCCTTGGCTTTCTTTAACAAAGATGGCTCTCCCTACATGGGCAAGGTGCGCACGCGGGAGCTGCCTCAGTTTCCGGGTGGAGAGGCCGCCTTGCTCAACTTTGTGGCCCGCAACACCACCTATCCGCGCAACAGCCGCCGCAAAGGCATTACGGGGAGCGTGTACGTAAGCTATACGGTGGGAGAAGATGGCCACGTGGGACAGGTACGAGTGGTGCAGGGCCTCGCGCCGGAAGCCGACCAGGAAGCCCGGCGGGTGGTGGCTAGTCTGCCCGCTTTTGAGCCGGGCCGGGAGTACAACCTGCCCACGGCCATGACCTTTACCATCCCCATCTACTTTGCTCCGAATTTCTCGCTGCTCTCCGGACTGCGCCCGCCCCAGGTACCGCCCTCCGAGGCCCGGGCTTCGGCCCCCGATGAGGAGTAG
- a CDS encoding AsnC family transcriptional regulator, translating into MARNYELDDTDRKILALLIEDAKMPYTEIARKVHVSGGTVHVRMARLEELGIVQGATLKIDYQKLGYGVRAFLGIYLQKSSVYESVVEQLRQIPEVVSIDFTTGAYGIFARLICRDTNHLREVLHEQIQLIEGIERTETLISLEEAFNRPIQLQEVEERTN; encoded by the coding sequence ATGGCCCGCAATTACGAACTTGACGACACCGACCGGAAGATTCTGGCTCTGTTGATTGAAGATGCCAAGATGCCGTACACTGAAATTGCCCGGAAGGTGCATGTTTCGGGCGGTACCGTGCACGTGCGCATGGCCCGGCTGGAGGAGCTGGGCATCGTACAGGGGGCTACCCTCAAGATTGACTATCAGAAGCTTGGCTACGGAGTGCGCGCCTTCCTCGGGATTTACCTGCAGAAAAGCTCGGTGTACGAAAGCGTAGTAGAACAGCTGCGCCAGATTCCGGAGGTAGTGAGCATTGATTTCACAACGGGCGCCTACGGTATTTTCGCCCGACTAATCTGCCGCGACACCAACCATCTGCGCGAAGTACTCCACGAGCAGATTCAGCTTATTGAAGGCATTGAACGCACGGAAACCCTAATTTCTTTGGAAGAAGCCTTTAACCGTCCTATCCAACTTCAGGAAGTGGAAGAGCGCACCAATTAA
- a CDS encoding protein-disulfide reductase DsbD family protein has protein sequence MPRSKFLLLPLVLLLLTTLRAAAQILTPTTLSTALSKPTAKVGEEVELIVNARIDNTWHLYATNFDPDLGPTVFTFTFAKSPAYELVGKPQSIGTKKKFDEVFKGDVTYFERTGQIRQRIRLLQPGALTVKAETEFQTCTDVDGRCIPGEESLSFGPIEVTGTAVPTPAATSKGATGAVVVPPAAVATTTTPDTAGTAVSPAQTTPASATVTTPDSSAGSVAVAPAEAVTPPPTSLAASSAAAATDATSGGLWSFALAAFVSGLLALVTPCVFPLIPMTVSFFTSGSGSRQQGILKAVVYGLSIIFVYVVVGLLVTILLGADGLNLISTHWLPNLIFFVVFVVFGLSFLGLFEITLPHGMVNKIDAQADKGGWGGVFFMALTLVVVSFSCTGPIVATILSLAAQGERVTPVVGMLGFSLAFALPFTLFAIFPAWLKGLPRSGGWLNTVKVVLGFVELMLALKFLSMADLAYHWNLLPRDIYLVLWIALSGLLGFYLLGRFKLSHDSDLTHLSVGRLLMAVLAFSFMTYLVPGLFGAPLPLLAGYLPPQSRNDFTLARPEQAASTPISATGNSLCEAPRYAEFLELPHGLPGYFDLEQAKRCARAQNKPIFIDFTGHACVNCRKMEATVWKDPQVLKRLREDFVVVALYVDDKASLPQNEWYVSAHDGKQKTTLGKKNADTQLTGFNVNAQPYYVLLDPNSATDLAHALTPPIAYEPDVAAFVQFLDAGLAQFRQQAAVAGR, from the coding sequence ATGCCCCGCAGTAAATTTCTTCTGCTTCCGCTGGTGCTGCTGCTCCTGACTACGCTCAGGGCCGCCGCCCAAATTCTGACGCCTACCACGCTTTCTACCGCCCTTAGCAAGCCCACGGCCAAGGTAGGTGAGGAGGTGGAACTCATCGTGAATGCCCGCATCGACAACACCTGGCATCTGTACGCCACCAATTTCGACCCCGACCTGGGCCCGACGGTGTTTACCTTCACCTTCGCCAAAAGTCCGGCCTATGAGTTGGTGGGCAAGCCGCAGTCCATCGGCACCAAGAAAAAATTCGACGAAGTATTTAAGGGCGACGTAACCTACTTCGAACGCACCGGCCAGATTCGGCAGCGCATCCGCCTGCTCCAGCCCGGGGCCCTGACCGTGAAGGCCGAAACCGAATTTCAAACCTGCACCGACGTGGACGGCCGCTGCATTCCGGGCGAGGAAAGCCTGAGCTTCGGGCCCATTGAGGTAACGGGTACGGCCGTCCCAACTCCCGCGGCTACTTCCAAGGGCGCGACGGGCGCGGTAGTTGTTCCCCCCGCCGCTGTTGCTACCACAACTACTCCCGACACGGCAGGTACGGCCGTCAGCCCCGCGCAGACAACCCCTGCGTCCGCAACGGTTACTACCCCCGACTCCAGCGCTGGAAGCGTGGCCGTTGCTCCGGCTGAGGCAGTAACGCCGCCGCCTACCAGCCTGGCGGCTAGCAGCGCAGCCGCAGCTACTGATGCTACCAGTGGAGGGTTGTGGAGCTTTGCGTTGGCGGCCTTCGTATCGGGGTTACTGGCCCTTGTCACGCCCTGCGTGTTTCCCCTGATTCCGATGACCGTGTCCTTTTTCACGAGCGGCTCGGGCAGCCGGCAGCAGGGCATTCTTAAGGCCGTGGTGTATGGCCTATCCATCATCTTCGTGTACGTGGTAGTCGGTTTGCTCGTCACCATTTTGCTGGGGGCCGATGGCCTGAATTTAATTAGCACCCACTGGCTGCCTAACCTCATTTTCTTTGTGGTGTTCGTAGTGTTTGGGCTATCATTTCTGGGCTTGTTTGAAATCACGCTACCCCACGGCATGGTCAATAAGATTGATGCCCAGGCCGACAAAGGTGGTTGGGGTGGCGTATTCTTCATGGCCCTCACCCTAGTAGTGGTATCCTTTTCTTGCACCGGCCCCATTGTGGCAACCATTCTGAGCTTGGCTGCCCAGGGCGAGCGGGTAACGCCCGTGGTTGGCATGTTGGGCTTTTCGCTGGCATTTGCGCTACCCTTCACATTGTTCGCCATTTTTCCGGCCTGGCTGAAGGGTCTGCCCCGCTCGGGCGGCTGGCTAAACACCGTGAAGGTGGTGCTGGGCTTTGTGGAGCTGATGCTAGCCCTGAAGTTCCTGAGCATGGCTGACTTGGCTTACCACTGGAACTTGCTCCCGCGTGACATCTACCTCGTGCTCTGGATTGCCTTGTCGGGCCTGCTGGGGTTCTACCTGCTGGGTCGCTTCAAACTTTCCCACGACTCCGACCTGACCCACCTGAGCGTGGGACGCCTGTTGATGGCCGTGCTGGCCTTCAGCTTCATGACCTACTTAGTGCCCGGCCTGTTTGGGGCCCCGCTGCCTCTGCTGGCCGGTTACCTGCCGCCCCAAAGCCGCAACGACTTTACCCTGGCCCGCCCGGAGCAAGCGGCATCTACCCCCATCAGTGCCACGGGTAACAGCCTCTGCGAAGCCCCGCGCTACGCCGAGTTTCTGGAGCTACCCCACGGCTTGCCCGGCTACTTCGACCTGGAGCAAGCCAAGCGCTGCGCCCGCGCCCAGAACAAGCCCATCTTCATTGATTTCACGGGCCACGCCTGCGTAAACTGCCGCAAGATGGAGGCTACCGTCTGGAAAGATCCGCAGGTGCTCAAGCGGCTGCGCGAAGACTTTGTGGTGGTAGCTCTCTACGTGGATGATAAAGCCAGCCTACCCCAAAACGAATGGTACGTTTCTGCCCACGACGGCAAGCAGAAAACCACGCTGGGCAAGAAAAACGCTGATACGCAGCTTACGGGCTTCAACGTGAATGCTCAGCCCTACTACGTGCTTCTCGACCCCAACTCGGCAACTGACTTGGCGCATGCCCTAACGCCCCCCATTGCCTACGAGCCCGACGTTGCCGCCTTTGTTCAGTTCTTGGATGCCGGATTAGCCCAATTTCGTCAGCAGGCCGCAGTAGCTGGTCGCTAG
- a CDS encoding hemolysin family protein, with protein sequence MGLKILLTILLVLVNGFFVAAEFAFVKVRLSQIEIKAQSGNRLAKLVQNMLHDLNYYLSATQLGITLASLALGWIGESVVAEVVMAIIHQFGITLSDATVHQIALFTSFTLITVLHIVLGEQAPKVLAIQKPETTSIAIAAPLYAFAFVTKPFIWILDRLSNMVAGLFGGNATHGSEVHTSEELRLLLDQSKQSGEIQESEHELLENVFEFNDRMVKQIMVPRTKLCAIAVDTPEDGVLEMVYNEGYSRIPVFEENIDNIVGVLYVKDLLQIIRRHEPIELAKIMRPAYFVPETKKINRLLRQFQRKHMHMAIVSDEFGGVSGIVTIEDIMEELVGEIQDEYDNEVPVVEKVSESEYRVNTATAIPDANEYLPYPLPEGDDYETVGGLLNVLYGNIPEVGDVAVLDNYEFRVLKRSRRAVELVQLRVTTQEEQEEADETLAL encoded by the coding sequence ATGGGCTTAAAAATATTACTGACAATTCTGCTGGTGCTGGTGAATGGCTTTTTTGTAGCCGCTGAATTTGCCTTCGTCAAGGTTCGCCTCTCGCAGATTGAGATAAAGGCACAGAGCGGCAACCGCTTGGCCAAACTCGTGCAGAACATGCTGCACGACCTGAACTACTATTTATCGGCCACCCAGCTGGGCATTACCCTGGCCTCGCTGGCGCTGGGTTGGATTGGGGAAAGTGTGGTAGCGGAAGTAGTAATGGCCATTATTCACCAGTTTGGCATCACTCTCTCCGACGCGACCGTGCACCAGATTGCCCTGTTCACGTCGTTTACCCTGATTACGGTGCTGCACATCGTGCTTGGGGAGCAGGCCCCCAAAGTGCTGGCTATTCAGAAGCCCGAAACGACTAGCATTGCCATTGCGGCGCCCCTTTACGCGTTTGCCTTTGTAACCAAACCCTTCATCTGGATTCTGGACCGGCTCTCCAACATGGTAGCTGGCTTGTTTGGAGGCAATGCTACCCACGGCTCGGAGGTGCATACGTCTGAGGAACTGCGCCTGCTACTCGACCAGAGCAAGCAGAGCGGTGAAATTCAGGAGTCAGAGCACGAGCTGCTGGAGAACGTTTTCGAGTTCAACGACCGGATGGTGAAGCAAATCATGGTGCCGCGCACCAAGCTCTGCGCCATTGCCGTGGATACGCCCGAGGACGGCGTGCTGGAAATGGTGTACAACGAGGGCTATTCGCGCATTCCGGTGTTCGAAGAGAACATCGACAATATTGTGGGCGTACTCTACGTGAAGGACTTGCTACAGATTATTCGTCGGCACGAACCCATTGAGCTAGCCAAGATTATGCGGCCGGCCTACTTCGTGCCTGAAACCAAGAAAATCAACCGCCTGCTGCGCCAGTTCCAGCGCAAGCACATGCACATGGCCATCGTCTCAGACGAGTTTGGGGGCGTGTCCGGCATCGTGACCATCGAGGACATCATGGAGGAGCTCGTGGGTGAAATCCAGGACGAGTACGACAATGAGGTGCCGGTAGTAGAGAAAGTGTCGGAGTCGGAATACCGCGTAAACACTGCTACAGCCATACCCGACGCCAATGAGTACCTGCCCTACCCCCTGCCCGAGGGCGACGATTACGAAACCGTAGGCGGCCTGCTCAATGTGCTCTACGGTAACATTCCAGAGGTCGGCGACGTGGCCGTGCTCGACAACTACGAATTCCGGGTGCTGAAACGCTCCCGCCGCGCCGTGGAGCTAGTGCAGCTGCGCGTAACAACCCAAGAAGAGCAGGAAGAAGCCGACGAAACGCTGGCCTTGTAA
- a CDS encoding RDD family protein yields MEASKTRRFFNWLIDNIGVLLLISALIRWGSPSTTTQLQLRLTSVGFLFVYYLATEYFFQRSLGKFLTHTLVVNRQDERPSLAAVFLRTLCRFIPLEPASLLLNKKRTWHDMLSGTKVVFINY; encoded by the coding sequence GTGGAAGCTTCCAAAACGCGTCGGTTTTTCAACTGGCTGATTGATAACATTGGCGTCCTGTTACTTATTTCCGCGCTAATCCGGTGGGGTAGCCCCTCCACTACAACGCAGCTGCAGTTACGACTCACGTCTGTAGGCTTCCTGTTTGTGTACTATCTAGCCACTGAGTATTTCTTCCAGCGTAGTTTGGGTAAGTTTCTCACGCACACGCTGGTAGTGAATCGGCAGGACGAACGACCTTCCTTGGCCGCTGTATTCTTGCGCACGCTTTGTCGCTTTATTCCGCTGGAGCCCGCTAGCTTGCTCCTCAACAAGAAGCGCACGTGGCACGATATGCTTTCTGGAACGAAGGTGGTTTTTATAAATTATTAG
- a CDS encoding gamma carbonic anhydrase family protein, which translates to MPLLLPVQGKYPQLGANCFVAENATIVGDVTLGADCTVWFSAVVRGDVNSIHIGEKTNIQDGVVIHCTYQKSATTIGSRVSIGHKAVVHGCRVEDDVLIGMGAIVMDQAVVGAGCIIAAGAVVLENTQCEPGYLYAGIPARKIKPVTEEQRANMLRTADNYVLYASWFTAASNTST; encoded by the coding sequence ATGCCATTACTGCTACCTGTTCAAGGAAAATACCCGCAGCTGGGAGCCAACTGCTTTGTAGCTGAAAATGCTACTATTGTAGGCGACGTTACGCTGGGAGCCGACTGTACCGTGTGGTTTAGCGCCGTGGTGCGCGGAGATGTAAACAGCATCCACATCGGCGAAAAAACGAATATTCAGGATGGCGTCGTAATTCACTGCACTTACCAAAAGTCGGCTACCACCATTGGTTCACGGGTAAGCATCGGGCACAAAGCCGTTGTGCACGGCTGCCGCGTGGAAGACGACGTGCTCATCGGCATGGGCGCCATTGTGATGGACCAAGCGGTAGTGGGGGCGGGCTGCATTATTGCGGCCGGTGCTGTAGTGTTAGAGAATACCCAGTGCGAGCCGGGCTACCTATATGCAGGCATTCCCGCTCGTAAAATCAAGCCCGTTACCGAGGAGCAGCGCGCCAACATGCTCCGCACCGCCGATAATTATGTGCTGTACGCCAGCTGGTTTACTGCTGCCAGCAATACATCCACCTAA
- a CDS encoding radical SAM protein translates to MRLVRHPVLCNYYVTYRCNARCSFCDIWEKPSPYIQLADVERNLHDLKRLGVSVVDFTGGEPLLHRQIHEFVGLAHDMGFITTLTTNCLLYPKYAEKLRGKVDMLHFSLDASEKEVHDKGRGVACFDFVLESIRVAKELGERPDILFTVFRENLADLEKVYEQITRPNKLVLILNPAFEYNTVDAGEQLTPAELDYLSAFGKRPGVYLNEAFIQLRRDGGNHVAAPICRAASTTLVISPSNELVLPCYHLGEQKFPIDGQLYDLYQSAPVQQLAALEGRLPQCEGCTINCYMQPSFAVETSKYFWQALPSTLKYNWEKGTWKRMLAR, encoded by the coding sequence ATGCGCCTTGTTCGTCATCCGGTCCTCTGCAACTACTACGTTACCTACCGCTGTAATGCCCGGTGTTCTTTCTGCGACATCTGGGAGAAACCCTCGCCCTACATTCAGCTGGCCGACGTGGAGCGCAACCTACACGACCTGAAGCGGCTAGGGGTATCGGTAGTGGATTTTACGGGGGGCGAACCGCTGCTGCATCGCCAAATTCATGAGTTTGTGGGCCTGGCGCACGATATGGGGTTTATCACGACCCTTACGACCAACTGCCTGCTGTATCCTAAATACGCCGAAAAGCTCCGGGGCAAAGTCGACATGCTGCACTTCTCCCTGGACGCCTCCGAGAAGGAAGTACACGATAAAGGTCGGGGCGTGGCCTGCTTTGACTTCGTGCTGGAAAGCATTCGGGTAGCCAAGGAGCTAGGGGAGCGGCCCGACATTCTCTTCACGGTATTCCGGGAAAATTTGGCCGACCTGGAAAAAGTGTACGAGCAAATTACCCGGCCCAACAAGCTAGTCCTAATTCTGAATCCGGCTTTTGAGTACAACACCGTGGACGCGGGCGAGCAATTGACGCCCGCGGAGCTGGATTATCTCTCGGCCTTTGGCAAGCGCCCCGGCGTGTACCTCAACGAAGCATTCATCCAGCTTCGGCGCGACGGTGGCAACCACGTAGCGGCGCCCATCTGCCGGGCCGCCAGCACTACCCTGGTTATTTCGCCCAGCAATGAGCTAGTGCTACCCTGCTACCACTTAGGTGAGCAGAAATTCCCCATCGACGGCCAGCTCTATGACTTGTACCAGTCGGCCCCGGTGCAGCAACTAGCTGCTCTGGAAGGCCGGCTGCCGCAGTGCGAGGGCTGCACCATCAACTGTTACATGCAGCCCAGCTTTGCCGTGGAAACCAGCAAGTATTTCTGGCAGGCACTACCCAGCACGCTCAAATACAACTGGGAAAAAGGCACCTGGAAGCGTATGCTTGCTCGGTGA
- a CDS encoding endonuclease III domain-containing protein: MPITYDSAAPEKTNENHRILDQFYPPLTQGTTRRSPMRELISTVLSHRTTHADEELAYDRMLEAFGDWEGVVAAPTAELAHAIRTTRWPDTQAPRIQEILRRIKAERGEYNLDFLEEWPTEKGMQWLNDMPGIGLKTASLVLLFNFRKPVLPVDTHVHRVAQRVGMIGPKASVEKAHQVLLEQLPKDSLLLLNFHKHNYWHGQKICFFTKPDCARCPLKGFCNYYREHYGPATAEALAATPTHWDLAWGSLPH; this comes from the coding sequence ATGCCCATAACTTACGACTCTGCCGCCCCCGAAAAAACCAACGAGAATCATCGGATTCTAGATCAGTTCTACCCTCCACTCACCCAGGGTACTACGCGCCGCTCGCCCATGCGGGAGTTGATATCTACCGTATTGTCGCACCGCACTACCCACGCCGACGAAGAGCTGGCCTACGACCGGATGCTGGAAGCTTTCGGCGACTGGGAAGGGGTAGTGGCGGCGCCCACCGCGGAGCTGGCCCACGCCATCCGGACTACCCGCTGGCCCGATACCCAAGCTCCACGCATTCAGGAAATCCTGCGCCGCATTAAGGCCGAACGAGGCGAGTACAACCTGGACTTTCTGGAGGAGTGGCCAACGGAAAAAGGCATGCAATGGCTAAACGACATGCCCGGCATCGGGCTGAAAACGGCCTCGCTAGTGTTACTCTTCAACTTCCGCAAGCCAGTGTTGCCCGTGGATACGCATGTACATCGAGTGGCCCAGCGGGTAGGCATGATTGGGCCGAAAGCCTCCGTGGAGAAAGCCCACCAAGTGTTGCTAGAGCAACTGCCGAAGGACTCGCTGCTACTGCTCAACTTTCACAAGCACAACTACTGGCACGGCCAGAAAATCTGCTTTTTCACCAAGCCAGATTGTGCCCGCTGTCCGCTGAAGGGTTTCTGCAACTACTATCGGGAGCATTATGGCCCGGCTACCGCGGAGGCCCTGGCCGCTACCCCCACCCACTGGGACCTAGCCTGGGGCAGCCTGCCTCACTGA
- a CDS encoding OmpA family protein, producing MKNLRSLFALLLAVLLLGSSYAEAQTTTTAKKPWSKTAKGAVIGGLGGAAGGAVLGRVIGGKSGTAKGAIIGAAVGGGAGALIGRRMDKQAAELQKEMAGAKVERVGEGIKITFDSGLLFAKNSSALTSAAQENIKDLARTLVKYGDTNVIVEGHTDNTGSDAINDPLSQRRAQAVANYTQQQGVDASRFTVSGYGSKQPIADNSTEAGRQANRRVEVAIFANEKLKKAAEKGTI from the coding sequence ATGAAGAATCTTCGTTCCTTGTTCGCCTTGCTGCTGGCGGTTTTGCTGCTAGGCAGCAGCTACGCTGAAGCACAAACCACAACGACTGCGAAAAAGCCGTGGAGCAAAACCGCTAAGGGCGCCGTTATTGGTGGTTTGGGTGGTGCTGCCGGCGGCGCTGTTCTGGGCCGCGTGATTGGCGGTAAGTCGGGTACGGCCAAGGGCGCCATCATTGGCGCGGCCGTGGGCGGTGGCGCTGGTGCCCTGATTGGTCGCCGCATGGACAAGCAGGCTGCTGAACTGCAAAAAGAAATGGCCGGCGCCAAAGTAGAGCGCGTAGGCGAAGGCATCAAAATCACCTTCGACTCGGGCCTGCTGTTCGCTAAGAACTCTTCCGCACTGACCTCGGCTGCCCAGGAAAACATCAAGGACCTGGCGAGAACCCTGGTTAAGTATGGCGACACTAACGTCATCGTGGAAGGCCACACCGACAACACCGGTTCGGATGCCATCAACGACCCCTTGTCGCAGCGCCGGGCCCAGGCCGTGGCTAACTACACCCAGCAGCAAGGCGTAGACGCTTCGCGCTTCACGGTGTCGGGCTACGGCTCGAAGCAGCCCATTGCCGACAACTCCACGGAAGCTGGTCGTCAGGCCAACCGCCGCGTAGAAGTGGCCATCTTCGCCAACGAGAAGCTGAAGAAAGCTGCTGAAAAAGGCACTATCTAA